TGGCAAGCTTTATCATCAGCCAGATACCGGCCGCGCCAAGCAGGGTGTACAATGCGCACATCAGGACAAACGAGAATGTCACCTCGCCCGCACCCACGGGTGAAACAGCGTCTGACGTTCGCATGAGACCATACACGATCCATGGTTGACGCCCGACCTCCGCCAGGGTCCAACCGGCCCAGATGGCTATATATGGAAGCGGTATGCAATACGGGAGTATTTTGAGGTACAATGGAATCTTATCAAGCTTGTTTCGCATCACCCACCCGAGCAAGGCAATGGCAGGCATCAGTGAACCGATACCGACCATGGTTCTGAAGGCCAGGAACGTGATTTTAATCGGCGGTCGATCTTCCTTGGGAATATCATTCAACCCTTTCACTTCGGCGTTGAAATCATTGTAGGCCAGGAAACTCAATGCCCCGGGAATGGGCAGTGCTTCAACATGGTTGCCGTCCTCGCCCGGAACAACCAGCAAGTACATGGGGGCATTGGTTTGCGTCTCCCAATGCGATTCCATGGCAGCCAGCTTGGCGGGTTGCTTCAGGGCCATGTTGTTGCCGTGAATATGTCCTTCAACCGCGGTGACGATAGAAAAGACCAATGCAACCGTGACACCAATATTAAACGATTTCTGAAAGAAATGAACTTCACTCTTTCGAATAAGGTGCCAGGCGGACACACCCATGAGAAAAAATCCGGCAAGGCACAAGGCCGCTGGAATCATGTGGAAAAACTCAAGCCAGGCCCACTTGTTGGTGATGACCGCGACAAAGTCGGTCAATTCAGCCCGACCATTGCGGATCACGTAGCCCGTCGGGTCTTGCATGAACCCGTTGGCGATGAGAATCCAGATGGCGGACAGGTTGGACGCTCCGGCAACCAGCCAGGCCACGGTGGCGTGTGCCTTGGGCGAAAGCTTTTTCCACCCGAAATGCCAAACACCGATAAAAGTGGATTCAAGGAAAAATGCGGCGGTCGCCTCAATGGCGAGCAAAGAACCAAAAATATCACCGACATACGCGGAATACCGAGACCAGTTCGTCCCGAATTGGAACTCCAGGGTGATGCCGGTCACCACTCCCAGTGCGAAGTTGACCAGAAAAATCTTCCCCCAGAACTTCGCCATTTTCAAATACACTTCATCACCGGTCCGGACGTATTTCGTCTCCATGAACGCGATGAGAATCGACAGCCCCAGGGTCAATGGGACAAAGATGAAGTGAAACATGGTGGCCGCAGCGAATTGCAGCCGAGAAAGCATCAGCACATCCATACAAACCCCCTTGCGGATATTGCGACTAGACCTTTACCTAAAAATTTATTCAAGATTCTGAGGAAGCTACACGGAACCCTTCTCAGAATCAACAATAATTATCATTCTTATTGATACCTACTCATTTTTCATGCTCCCGGGTTGTCCGGTGGATTCGAGAACAGCGCGCCAATAATTCGAATGCGTATTGATTCGCTTCTTGCCCCGGGTCACCAACTCGATGGGGATATGGACATACCGCCCATTCCACCGTGATATAACCAATCCCGTGCGTCCTGTCATGCCGGCATGAACCGCGTTGATACCGAGAAACGAACAATAGATACGATCATTGGCATTTGCCGGGACAGATCGAATGATATAACTCGGATCGATATATTTCAACGTCGCTTCAATGCCCTGATCCTTGAAATGTGCAAGGATTTCCTGCTTGAGCAATGCCGCGATGTCACTCAATTTGATATTGCCGGACGCGTCTTTTCGCTGCGTCTTTTCCAAAAGTTCCTGCCCGGCACCTTCAGCCACCACGATAACAGCATTTCCACTCCGTTTCATCCGTTTATCCAAAGCGGCAAGGAACCCGTTTTCACCGTGGATATCGAAAGGCTCTTCGGGAATGAGACAAAAATTGACCTCCTGACAGGACAAGGCACTTTGCGCGGCGATGTACCCGGCTTCGCGGCCCATGACCTTGACCAGACCGATGCCCCAGGGTGCTCCGGTTGCCTCCACGTGCGCGCCCTTGATGGCCATGGCAGCGGTTTCGACCGAGGTGTCGAACCCGAAGGAAGGCGATGCATAGTTGATGTCGTTATCAATGGTTTTCGGCAGCCCAACAACGGAAATGGACAGCTCCCGCTTGCCGATCTCAGTCACGATTTTCGACGCGGCCCGCATGGTGCCGTCCCCGCCGATCATGAACAGGATGCCGACATTCAACCGTTCAAGCGCGTCCACGATCGCTTCCGGCTCCTGCGGTCCCCGGGAACTGCCGAGAACAGTCCCGCCGAACTCATGGATGGAGCTGACATATTCCGGTGTCAATTCAATAACGTCATATCCCTGTTCAGGAATGAATCCGGCCAGTCCGTATTGAATACCGAAGACCGTGGTCACCTTGTATTCATGGTGAGCCGTCATGACGATCGCCCGGATAACGTCATTGAGTCCGGGACAAAGGCCACCACAGGTCACGACCGCACATTTGGTCTTGCTGGCATCATAATAGATTTTGTCACGAGGACCGGC
This Pseudodesulfovibrio sp. JC047 DNA region includes the following protein-coding sequences:
- a CDS encoding ATP-dependent 6-phosphofructokinase, whose protein sequence is MTTYQDEKIAPKDTEVMTIGPAKINNPINFGRFVEDDEAVLVNISRRNVDGSSRSKKTPDHVYFEPAGPRDKIYYDASKTKCAVVTCGGLCPGLNDVIRAIVMTAHHEYKVTTVFGIQYGLAGFIPEQGYDVIELTPEYVSSIHEFGGTVLGSSRGPQEPEAIVDALERLNVGILFMIGGDGTMRAASKIVTEIGKRELSISVVGLPKTIDNDINYASPSFGFDTSVETAAMAIKGAHVEATGAPWGIGLVKVMGREAGYIAAQSALSCQEVNFCLIPEEPFDIHGENGFLAALDKRMKRSGNAVIVVAEGAGQELLEKTQRKDASGNIKLSDIAALLKQEILAHFKDQGIEATLKYIDPSYIIRSVPANANDRIYCSFLGINAVHAGMTGRTGLVISRWNGRYVHIPIELVTRGKKRINTHSNYWRAVLESTGQPGSMKNE
- a CDS encoding cytochrome ubiquinol oxidase subunit I, which translates into the protein MDVLMLSRLQFAAATMFHFIFVPLTLGLSILIAFMETKYVRTGDEVYLKMAKFWGKIFLVNFALGVVTGITLEFQFGTNWSRYSAYVGDIFGSLLAIEATAAFFLESTFIGVWHFGWKKLSPKAHATVAWLVAGASNLSAIWILIANGFMQDPTGYVIRNGRAELTDFVAVITNKWAWLEFFHMIPAALCLAGFFLMGVSAWHLIRKSEVHFFQKSFNIGVTVALVFSIVTAVEGHIHGNNMALKQPAKLAAMESHWETQTNAPMYLLVVPGEDGNHVEALPIPGALSFLAYNDFNAEVKGLNDIPKEDRPPIKITFLAFRTMVGIGSLMPAIALLGWVMRNKLDKIPLYLKILPYCIPLPYIAIWAGWTLAEVGRQPWIVYGLMRTSDAVSPVGAGEVTFSFVLMCALYTLLGAAGIWLMIKLAKKGPEDHSPIQV